The genomic window AATAAAAGTCATGGTGCATCATGGGAAGGGAATGTAATTATTACTAATTCACAATTTACAATTGTACGCCGCCCTCCAATTAGTCGTAGACAACTACATTTAATGACCTTTTCTAAGGGTGGTAACAGACGTAAATATGGGGGAACAGTAACAAAACACGGATTGAGAAAAGGAGACTATGTGAAAGCTACGCAAGGGAATAAAACATATTTTGGTTGGGTTAGTGGCGATACAGAAAAGCAAGTATCAGTATCTGATCAAGATTGGAAAAGATTAGGTCAATTTAGCAAAAATAAAGTGTCACTAATTAAACGGTCAACTGGTTTAATTACCACTGTGGTTAAAACCACCCGTGTCGCTTCCCTCTCAGCACGCTTCGTGACTGAGTTTCCCGCATACCGTGAGGTCTTATGAATACTTCTGCTGCTTTTATTGGTAACTCATCTCCCTTTGATTTTTTGAGTTTTGACTTTACAACACCTCAAGCAACACAAGACGCTGACTTACTCAAGCAGCTATCTTTTATCCCTGGGTTGAAAGAGATTTTAATGTTGCGCCAAGTTCACGCCTTGGAACACGCCACGGTTTGGGTGTTAAGTGAAGTGAAAAACGCTCAGTCCCCTACAGCAAGACCAAGCAAAATTCAAATTGATGACGAATTATTAGGTGGTTTGTCTACAGACCAAGGATTTTATCTTTATGGAGAAGTAAATATCAGTGATTTGCGGCGAGCTGTTACCCTAGCTCTCCACCGCCTCACGCATGGCGAATGGGATTTGGCTGTACATCCCCGTTGCGGTACGAATTTATCAGTGGCTATGCTATTGACAGCTAGCCTCAGTATAGGTGTGACTTTAATGTTACCATTCCGACCTGTTGAGCAATTGATCGGTTTAGGATTAGCAGCCACTACAGCCTCCGAACTCGCACCCGATGTAGGT from Nostoc sp. UHCC 0870 includes these protein-coding regions:
- a CDS encoding DUF6391 domain-containing protein gives rise to the protein MNTSAAFIGNSSPFDFLSFDFTTPQATQDADLLKQLSFIPGLKEILMLRQVHALEHATVWVLSEVKNAQSPTARPSKIQIDDELLGGLSTDQGFYLYGEVNISDLRRAVTLALHRLTHGEWDLAVHPRCGTNLSVAMLLTASLSIGVTLMLPFRPVEQLIGLGLAATTASELAPDVGSIAQRYLTTAIPFNLTVEHITISRDVWGRQGHFVKVNWQENNS